The Leptospira fletcheri genome includes a region encoding these proteins:
- a CDS encoding sodium:solute symporter family transporter gives MHFGWMDAFVVFVYFALVLYSGWKTSRKMPDAQEFFLAGRTLSWIPLSLSIVATETSALTFLAVPGIAYAGNFTFLQVILGYILGRIVVAVFLLPLTYHGNFMSVYEWVGKRFGRNSQRSMSALFSLTRILGDGVRLYASTLPIAILLELAFSGFSSLEFSAHTIGTISLFLITAVTLAYTMQGGFRSVVWVDTLQYFVYIFGGIFALGLLLTETGNISDIFHAAENSEKLKFLEWGDPKATYFLPWAVLGGALLSLGTHGADQMFVQRALAARNLKAAQKAMVISGLAVFVQMLLFLAIGTLLYFRYGGKNLPQDKVFSEFLIHEVPSPLIGLLLSGILASTMSTLSSSINSLSLTAKVDFGWKSLGEKKGSFLFGILLFLSAYFFFSLPEEKTKGLLELGLKISSFTVGSMVAVFLTEVIPFLRAKIHPGDVSLSVSLVGAVLGTGILGTIYKFGFTILVPIGMILFWILALGAGILFPKKTNAS, from the coding sequence ATGCATTTCGGTTGGATGGACGCTTTCGTAGTATTCGTTTATTTCGCGCTCGTTCTGTATTCCGGTTGGAAGACGAGTAGAAAGATGCCCGACGCTCAGGAATTCTTTTTAGCGGGAAGAACTCTTTCCTGGATTCCTCTTTCCTTGTCCATTGTAGCGACGGAAACCTCTGCTCTTACGTTTTTGGCCGTACCGGGAATAGCGTATGCCGGAAATTTCACCTTCCTGCAGGTCATATTGGGATACATTTTGGGCAGGATAGTCGTAGCCGTATTTCTTTTGCCTCTCACCTATCACGGAAACTTCATGTCGGTGTACGAGTGGGTAGGAAAACGGTTCGGTCGCAATTCGCAGCGTTCCATGTCGGCTCTTTTTTCCCTCACTAGAATTTTGGGAGACGGAGTGCGACTCTACGCATCCACTCTGCCGATCGCGATTTTATTGGAGCTCGCCTTCTCCGGATTTTCTTCCCTGGAATTTTCCGCCCATACCATAGGGACGATCTCGCTCTTTTTGATCACTGCGGTTACGTTAGCATATACCATGCAAGGTGGATTTCGTTCCGTCGTTTGGGTGGATACTTTACAATATTTCGTTTATATATTCGGCGGAATATTCGCATTGGGGTTGTTGCTGACGGAAACCGGCAATATCTCGGATATTTTTCACGCGGCAGAGAACTCCGAAAAATTGAAGTTCCTAGAATGGGGGGATCCCAAAGCTACGTATTTTCTTCCCTGGGCGGTCTTGGGAGGAGCACTCTTAAGCTTGGGCACTCACGGCGCGGACCAGATGTTCGTACAAAGGGCATTGGCGGCGAGAAACCTGAAAGCCGCCCAAAAAGCAATGGTGATTTCCGGCCTGGCCGTATTCGTTCAAATGCTCCTCTTTTTAGCGATCGGAACCCTTCTGTATTTCAGATACGGAGGAAAAAACCTTCCGCAGGACAAAGTATTTTCGGAATTTCTAATTCACGAAGTTCCCTCCCCTCTGATCGGTCTGCTTTTATCAGGCATTCTTGCGTCCACGATGTCCACCTTATCCAGCTCGATCAATTCTCTCTCCTTGACTGCAAAAGTTGACTTCGGTTGGAAATCTTTAGGGGAAAAGAAAGGAAGTTTTCTATTCGGAATTCTTCTCTTTCTCAGCGCGTATTTTTTCTTTTCCCTTCCGGAAGAGAAAACCAAGGGATTACTCGAACTGGGCTTAAAGATTTCCTCTTTTACGGTCGGATCCATGGTCGCGGTATTTTTGACCGAAGTGATTCCATTCTTACGGGCCAAAATTCATCCGGGAGACGTAAGCCTAAGCGTTTCTTTGGTAGGAGCGGTCTTAGGAACCGGAATCCTGGGGACGATCTACAAATTCGGATTCACAATCTTGGTTCCGATCGGCATGATCCTATTTTGGATTCTTGCGCTCGGGGCAGGAATTCTTTTCCCTAAGAAAACGAACGCTAGCTAA
- a CDS encoding alpha/beta fold hydrolase, giving the protein MRLQVKLAFKFYPKKKDFPSSISDPILILHGLFGSSKNWITVSEYLSELTDVFSLDLRNHGDSPHSPVHTIKAMAEDVREFLEDRNLSTVILIGHSMGGLTAMETTLDIPDRISRLVVEDVAPRNYEFTYEGELSALKVDVMNAKSRQEVDVKMAEFVPDPFIRNFLLMNLERREEGGYRWKLNVEGIENSKRMFDSQYGNEVRKYEGPTSFIIGGISEYFRDTDRSAALEYFPNAEFHTIPKGDHYMHFTRAAEFKELILRILS; this is encoded by the coding sequence ATGCGGCTCCAAGTGAAGTTGGCGTTTAAATTTTATCCCAAAAAGAAGGATTTTCCTTCTTCGATTTCGGATCCGATTTTGATTCTTCACGGATTGTTCGGGTCCTCCAAAAACTGGATCACCGTATCCGAGTATTTGAGCGAACTTACCGACGTATTTTCTTTGGATTTGAGAAATCACGGAGATTCCCCTCACTCTCCGGTTCACACGATAAAAGCTATGGCAGAGGACGTGCGGGAATTCCTGGAAGACCGGAATCTTTCCACGGTAATCCTAATCGGACATTCGATGGGCGGGCTCACCGCTATGGAGACGACTCTGGATATTCCGGATCGGATCTCCCGGTTGGTCGTGGAAGACGTGGCTCCTAGAAACTACGAATTCACTTACGAGGGGGAACTTTCCGCCTTAAAAGTGGACGTTATGAACGCCAAGTCGAGGCAGGAAGTGGACGTAAAAATGGCCGAGTTCGTCCCGGATCCGTTCATTCGAAATTTTTTATTAATGAATTTGGAACGTAGAGAAGAGGGCGGCTATAGATGGAAATTGAACGTGGAAGGAATCGAAAACTCCAAACGCATGTTCGATTCCCAATACGGAAACGAAGTTAGGAAATACGAAGGGCCGACATCTTTCATCATCGGGGGCATTTCGGAGTATTTTCGAGACACCGATCGTTCTGCGGCGTTGGAGTATTTTCCCAATGCGGAATTCCACACGATACCTAAAGGCGATCACTACATGCATTTTACGCGTGCGGCGGAATTCAAGGAACTCATCCTACGCATCCTTAGCTAG
- a CDS encoding SH3 domain-containing protein, protein MRKRPWIPFILSWLFFFPIFGESKNEFIVLEPSTPLYLFPEKKSEVLRKLSFGEILNSENLRESKSKFRLLTDRDGLKGWADSNSLFRIGSRGTYNVITKAVERLLYQDSGVLELESVFNYLTGVEEGTVFRGDEFLFLKIRRLVVFQKYLEKLQSAEIRTKTGPKLEELFKKFPSEIGIRTKEGTWADSSTNSKEGSRFRVRPEAFWRIAESNPNSKPGDFAAYLAVKNTPEVKCGPDPICVLQDEQSRRLRYLGLNPNGNYSQIFSSQIDKRLQHYVKDRETFLCDTKLPKAEILSSFRKTLQELPYRYGKKFHSKWKIIQEECGSK, encoded by the coding sequence ATGCGGAAACGCCCCTGGATCCCTTTTATCCTGAGCTGGCTTTTCTTCTTTCCGATTTTCGGAGAGTCTAAAAACGAATTTATCGTACTGGAGCCGAGTACGCCCTTGTACCTCTTTCCGGAAAAGAAATCGGAGGTGCTTCGGAAACTTTCTTTCGGTGAAATTCTGAATTCGGAGAATCTGAGGGAATCCAAATCCAAATTTCGATTGCTGACGGACCGTGACGGTCTCAAGGGTTGGGCGGATTCCAATTCTTTGTTCCGAATCGGAAGCCGCGGAACGTACAATGTAATTACGAAAGCGGTGGAAAGACTTTTGTACCAGGATTCCGGGGTTCTTGAATTGGAGTCCGTATTCAATTATTTGACCGGAGTCGAAGAGGGAACGGTTTTTAGAGGAGACGAGTTCTTATTTTTAAAAATCCGTCGCTTGGTAGTATTCCAGAAATACTTGGAAAAACTTCAATCCGCGGAAATCAGGACGAAGACCGGACCGAAACTGGAAGAGCTTTTCAAAAAGTTTCCTTCGGAAATCGGAATCCGTACCAAGGAAGGAACTTGGGCGGATTCCAGCACGAATTCCAAAGAAGGGAGTCGATTTCGGGTTCGTCCCGAAGCCTTCTGGAGAATCGCCGAATCCAACCCGAATTCCAAACCAGGGGATTTTGCCGCTTACCTCGCCGTAAAAAATACTCCGGAAGTGAAATGCGGCCCGGATCCGATATGCGTCCTACAAGACGAGCAATCCAGGAGGCTGAGGTATCTAGGACTGAATCCCAACGGAAATTACTCCCAAATTTTTTCCTCTCAGATCGATAAACGTCTCCAGCATTACGTGAAAGACAGAGAAACGTTCCTCTGCGATACCAAACTTCCTAAAGCGGAAATCCTTTCCTCCTTCAGAAAAACGCTTCAAGAGTTGCCGTATCGGTACGGTAAAAAATTTCATTCCAAATGGAAGATCATCCAAGAGGAATGCGGCTCCAAGTGA
- a CDS encoding pyridoxal phosphate-dependent aminotransferase — MDWIARRLEVIEPSPTLAISAKAAELKKKGEDIVSFGAGEPDFETPAHIREAAKNAIDQGMTRYTAVSGTVELKDAILTKFKRDNGLEYSRNQVIVGTGGKQVIYNFFLATLNQGDEVVIPAPYWVSYADIVRLADGVPVLVSASKENEFRISPADLEKAISPKTKVLILNSPSNPTGSAYSRKELEALGEVVLKHKLLVMSDDIYERIVFDGFEFCNLAMISPELKELTFIVNGVSKAYSMTGWRIGYGVGPVEIVKNMDTIQSQSTSNPSSISQAAAEAALKGDQGCVLEMARAFQKRRDLIVRLLREIPGVEVNLPQGAFYVFPYLAGVYETPGFKKLSAASEEKSKSKLFCAHLLDKYKVAAVPGIAFGDDEALRLSYAMSENDIQKGVSRIAEMVRDLSR; from the coding sequence ATGGACTGGATTGCAAGAAGGTTGGAAGTGATCGAACCTTCTCCGACTTTGGCCATTAGCGCCAAGGCCGCCGAATTGAAAAAGAAAGGGGAAGATATCGTCAGCTTCGGAGCAGGGGAACCGGACTTCGAAACGCCCGCCCATATCCGGGAAGCCGCTAAAAACGCCATCGATCAGGGGATGACCCGTTATACCGCCGTTTCAGGCACGGTAGAATTAAAAGACGCAATTCTCACGAAATTCAAACGGGATAACGGTTTAGAATATTCCAGAAACCAAGTCATCGTCGGTACCGGTGGAAAGCAGGTCATATATAATTTCTTTCTAGCCACTCTGAACCAAGGGGATGAAGTCGTGATTCCCGCACCGTACTGGGTCAGCTATGCGGATATCGTAAGGCTTGCGGACGGAGTTCCTGTCCTAGTCTCCGCGAGCAAGGAAAACGAGTTCCGGATTTCTCCCGCCGATTTGGAAAAGGCGATCTCTCCCAAAACGAAGGTCCTCATTCTGAATTCCCCTTCGAATCCCACCGGATCCGCGTATTCCAGAAAGGAATTGGAAGCGTTAGGCGAAGTCGTTTTGAAACATAAGCTCCTCGTCATGAGCGACGATATCTACGAGAGAATCGTCTTCGACGGTTTCGAATTCTGCAATCTGGCGATGATTTCTCCCGAACTCAAGGAATTAACCTTTATCGTTAACGGAGTTTCGAAAGCATACTCCATGACCGGGTGGAGGATCGGTTACGGAGTCGGGCCTGTTGAAATCGTCAAAAACATGGATACGATCCAGAGCCAATCCACCTCCAATCCCTCTTCCATTTCCCAAGCGGCGGCAGAAGCGGCTCTGAAAGGGGACCAAGGATGTGTGCTCGAAATGGCGCGCGCCTTCCAAAAAAGAAGGGATCTGATCGTCCGGCTCTTACGAGAAATTCCGGGCGTGGAAGTGAACCTTCCCCAGGGAGCTTTTTACGTATTCCCGTATCTCGCAGGTGTATACGAAACTCCAGGTTTCAAAAAACTTTCGGCTGCATCCGAGGAAAAGAGCAAAAGCAAATTGTTCTGCGCTCACCTTCTGGACAAATATAAGGTGGCCGCCGTTCCCGGAATCGCTTTCGGAGACGACGAAGCGTTACGTCTTTCCTATGCGATGAGTGAAAACGACATTCAAAAAGGCGTTTCTCGGATCGCCGAAATGGTAAGGGATTTGTCCCGATAG
- a CDS encoding DNA repair helicase XPB, with the protein MSKPLIVQSDKTMLLEVDNPEFEACQTVVSKFAELEKSPEYLHTYRISPLSLWNAASIKMTADEIVQCLEQYSRYSVPKNVINEIREQISRYGKVKLVKEENGDLCIISNEKGFLQEISNHRAVQPYIENTIADKIYIKKEFRGHIKQALIKIGFPVEDLAGYDEGNKYGFNLRPTTKSGRKFGMRDYQRASVEVFHAGGGNEGGSGVVVLPCGAGKTIVGIGVMQIVGAETLILVTNTLSIRQWKNEILDKTDIPESDIGEYSGEVKEIKPITIATYNILTHRKKKGGDFTHFHLFSANNWGLIVYDEVHLLPAPVFRMTSELQAKRRLGLTATLVREDGLEEDVFSLIGPKKYDVPWKELESKSWIAEAKCREIRVSMDDDLRMRYSIADDREKFRLASENPEKMKAIDLIMKKHSESHLLVIGQYINQLEEISKTFKIPLITGKTPLGERQELYDAFRSGRIKSLVVSKVANFSIDLPDANIAIQVSGTFGSRQEEAQRLGRILRPKGEDNTAVFYSLISRDTNEERFGQNRQLFLTEQGYEYEIYTLDQFRESLEEKVGA; encoded by the coding sequence ATGAGTAAACCTTTAATCGTACAAAGCGACAAGACCATGCTTCTCGAGGTGGATAACCCCGAATTCGAAGCTTGCCAGACCGTCGTTTCCAAATTTGCGGAACTGGAAAAGAGTCCCGAATACCTGCATACCTATCGAATTTCTCCGCTTTCCCTATGGAACGCCGCTTCGATCAAAATGACTGCTGACGAGATCGTGCAATGTCTGGAGCAGTATTCCAGGTACTCGGTCCCTAAAAACGTAATCAACGAGATCCGCGAACAGATTAGCCGTTACGGAAAAGTAAAATTGGTAAAGGAAGAAAACGGAGATCTTTGCATTATTTCTAATGAAAAGGGCTTCCTCCAAGAAATTTCCAACCACCGTGCGGTCCAACCGTATATCGAAAACACGATAGCCGATAAAATCTATATTAAAAAAGAATTTCGCGGGCATATCAAGCAAGCATTGATCAAAATCGGCTTCCCGGTCGAAGACCTCGCAGGTTATGACGAAGGGAATAAATACGGTTTTAATCTCAGGCCCACCACCAAGTCGGGAAGAAAGTTCGGAATGCGAGACTACCAGCGCGCTTCCGTAGAGGTCTTTCATGCGGGGGGAGGCAACGAAGGAGGTTCCGGAGTCGTCGTTCTACCTTGCGGCGCCGGAAAGACCATCGTGGGAATCGGGGTCATGCAGATCGTAGGCGCGGAAACCCTGATTTTGGTTACGAATACTCTTTCGATCCGCCAATGGAAAAACGAAATTTTGGATAAGACGGATATTCCGGAATCCGATATCGGAGAATATTCCGGAGAAGTGAAGGAAATCAAGCCCATCACCATCGCTACTTACAATATCCTTACGCATCGGAAAAAGAAAGGCGGGGATTTTACCCATTTCCATTTGTTCAGCGCGAATAACTGGGGATTGATCGTCTACGACGAGGTGCACCTTCTGCCCGCTCCCGTTTTCCGTATGACTTCCGAGTTGCAAGCGAAGAGAAGGTTAGGTCTTACGGCTACTCTAGTCAGGGAAGACGGACTGGAAGAGGACGTCTTCAGTCTGATCGGACCCAAGAAATACGATGTTCCTTGGAAGGAATTGGAAAGCAAATCGTGGATCGCCGAGGCGAAATGCAGGGAGATCCGTGTTTCTATGGACGACGATTTGAGGATGCGCTATTCCATCGCGGACGACAGGGAGAAATTCCGGCTTGCTTCCGAAAATCCGGAAAAGATGAAGGCGATCGACCTGATCATGAAGAAGCACTCCGAGTCTCATTTGCTTGTGATCGGCCAGTACATCAACCAGTTGGAGGAGATTTCCAAGACATTTAAAATCCCTCTGATTACGGGAAAGACTCCTCTCGGAGAAAGACAGGAATTGTACGATGCGTTCCGGTCCGGAAGGATCAAATCCTTGGTGGTCAGTAAAGTCGCGAACTTTTCCATCGACTTGCCAGACGCCAATATCGCAATACAGGTCTCGGGAACGTTCGGTTCTCGTCAGGAAGAAGCACAGCGACTGGGGCGTATTTTGAGACCGAAAGGAGAGGATAATACTGCGGTGTTTTATTCTCTGATTTCCAGGGATACGAATGAAGAAAGATTCGGACAAAACAGACAGCTTTTTTTGACCGAGCAGGGATACGAATACGAAATTTACACTCTCGACCAATTCCGCGAATCTTTGGAAGAAAAGGTCGGAGCTTAA
- a CDS encoding aldose 1-epimerase has protein sequence MLKFRTESSSFTTDGTHWIAWDWIHSKTSKKIEILAPWKQEQAPFGSGCFLMFPWVNRHASSELVFGGKKLELPEIVKDSNGFPVHGFTHSLSRKALKVFPGERGAEFRVLIPDHWEDSPAAAVAVREEIILEEIGSGVLLTIRIKFNNLKANPLRFAFGYHPYFKLEGSPADWRIHLHLDKNLELDDKLLPYIPSVSNQIDSVTDGQIRPMDHLFYGKDPRVILENCKEKYSITILSPPGQEKEIPLEYYQIYTSPDLSSIAVEPCSAPGNALISGQGLTELKSYSELSGEFRILVKPT, from the coding sequence ATGCTCAAATTTCGGACGGAAAGCTCTTCGTTTACGACGGACGGGACGCATTGGATCGCTTGGGATTGGATCCACAGTAAAACTTCCAAAAAAATCGAAATCCTCGCTCCGTGGAAACAAGAGCAGGCCCCTTTCGGTTCGGGTTGCTTTCTCATGTTTCCCTGGGTGAACCGGCATGCCTCTTCGGAATTGGTTTTCGGCGGAAAGAAGTTGGAACTTCCCGAAATCGTAAAGGATTCCAACGGATTTCCGGTGCACGGATTCACGCATTCCTTATCTAGAAAGGCCTTAAAGGTATTTCCTGGGGAGAGGGGGGCGGAATTTCGGGTTTTGATCCCGGATCATTGGGAAGATAGTCCGGCCGCTGCGGTCGCAGTTAGAGAGGAAATCATTTTAGAAGAGATCGGTTCCGGAGTACTACTCACGATCCGAATTAAATTCAATAATTTAAAAGCGAATCCGCTTCGATTCGCATTCGGTTATCATCCTTATTTCAAATTGGAAGGAAGTCCGGCGGATTGGAGGATCCATCTCCACTTGGACAAAAATCTGGAATTGGACGACAAACTGCTCCCGTACATTCCTTCCGTTTCGAATCAGATAGATTCGGTGACTGACGGACAGATCCGACCGATGGATCATTTGTTTTACGGAAAGGATCCGAGAGTTATATTAGAAAATTGCAAGGAAAAGTATTCGATCACGATCCTGAGTCCTCCCGGGCAAGAAAAGGAGATCCCTCTGGAATATTATCAAATCTACACGAGTCCCGATTTAAGTTCGATCGCAGTCGAGCCTTGCAGCGCTCCCGGAAATGCTCTCATTTCCGGTCAAGGATTAACCGAACTTAAAAGCTATTCCGAGCTTTCCGGAGAATTCAGAATTTTAGTGAAACCTACATGA
- the sppA gene encoding signal peptide peptidase SppA, producing the protein MVPVEKIVSGRDKDKVLVLPIEGIISDDSREGNIFTGEKDSVLSSVKLQLSYAMEDPNLRAVILKINSPGGTVTASDIIYREILEFKKKKHVPVLALFMDTAASGAYYISMSSDYLLAHPTTVTGSIGVIMQGINVKEGLDKIGIKDQSIRSGENKAVGSPLEELTSEQRKLLQGVVDNLYDRFFEVVKMGRLKVKEGDLKKLADGRIFTASQAMKHGLVDGIGYFEDAVTVTMRLPGYKMTPGNINPRVVFYSHAKEKPETFYHIQGFSPESPTLLERVGLGVNRVRFLYMFSP; encoded by the coding sequence TTGGTTCCTGTGGAAAAGATCGTCTCAGGTCGGGATAAGGACAAAGTTCTCGTCCTGCCGATAGAAGGAATCATTTCGGACGACTCGAGAGAAGGAAATATATTTACCGGAGAAAAGGATTCGGTACTTTCCTCGGTCAAATTGCAACTGTCCTATGCGATGGAAGATCCGAACCTCAGAGCGGTCATCTTAAAAATCAATTCCCCCGGCGGAACGGTTACCGCGAGCGATATCATTTATCGGGAAATCCTGGAATTTAAGAAAAAGAAACATGTCCCCGTGTTGGCGCTTTTCATGGATACTGCGGCTTCCGGAGCATATTATATTTCCATGTCTTCTGATTACCTCTTGGCTCACCCGACTACGGTGACCGGATCCATTGGAGTGATTATGCAGGGGATCAATGTAAAAGAGGGTTTGGATAAGATTGGTATCAAGGACCAATCCATACGCTCCGGAGAAAATAAGGCGGTCGGCTCTCCCTTGGAAGAACTCACTTCCGAACAGAGAAAACTATTGCAAGGAGTCGTGGACAATCTGTACGATCGCTTTTTCGAAGTCGTAAAAATGGGAAGGCTAAAAGTGAAGGAAGGCGACCTCAAAAAATTGGCCGATGGACGGATCTTTACCGCCTCGCAGGCGATGAAACACGGATTAGTGGACGGCATCGGGTATTTCGAAGATGCAGTTACCGTAACGATGCGTTTGCCCGGATATAAAATGACTCCTGGAAACATAAACCCGAGAGTGGTATTTTATTCTCACGCAAAAGAAAAGCCGGAAACGTTTTACCATATCCAAGGCTTCTCCCCCGAATCGCCCACTCTACTGGAAAGAGTCGGATTAGGGGTAAATCGGGTCCGTTTTTTATACATGTTCTCTCCTTGA
- a CDS encoding MBOAT family O-acyltransferase, with the protein MLFNSLPYLALFSVTFLLYWSSPQKWRKDLLLLASLIFYFYSGLAFTAHFLTVIAVNFFFSLRLWKEKSQGRSTSRTLFWVIALNFLNLAFFKYFYFLLETLDLFKGGSAFSDFGRGVHIPLPLAISFYTFQLVALQVDIHRNHVPDRIKASDYFLFILFFPQLIAGPIMRTTDFLPKLDKPWIDFDRIKWGVFLILSGLFKKVVLADNIAVIVNPIYAQPSAYNAGALYLGLFGFISQVYCDFSGYTDIARGSAFLLGYDIPENFRGPFLSPSFREFWGRWHVTLSTWLKDYLYIPLGGSRGGIWRTQWNSFLTMTLGGLWHGANFGYLIWGAYLGIILGAERFLSPGNPKDEPEPKGLRRFFRIALTVHLFSLSGIFFRSAAMGKESLRLTKEYFLGFGNLFSGKPIPRWEELFLFVILAFFWNAVQYYPSLRDRIRSQFTWLLPVFSLIVLLLLGIFGDGGGDFIYFQF; encoded by the coding sequence ATGCTATTCAATTCCCTTCCGTATCTCGCGTTATTTTCCGTAACCTTCCTGCTGTATTGGTCTTCTCCGCAAAAATGGAGAAAGGACCTTTTGCTCCTAGCTTCCTTAATTTTCTATTTTTATTCTGGGCTGGCGTTCACCGCTCACTTTCTGACGGTCATAGCTGTGAATTTCTTCTTTTCCCTAAGATTATGGAAAGAGAAGTCCCAAGGCCGATCCACCTCCCGAACCTTGTTTTGGGTAATAGCATTAAATTTTCTGAATTTAGCTTTTTTTAAATATTTTTATTTCCTGCTGGAAACTCTGGATTTGTTCAAAGGGGGCTCCGCCTTTTCGGATTTCGGAAGAGGCGTTCATATACCTCTCCCTCTCGCCATTAGTTTTTATACGTTCCAATTGGTGGCGTTACAAGTAGACATCCATAGGAACCATGTGCCCGATCGGATCAAAGCCTCCGATTATTTCTTATTCATATTATTTTTTCCGCAACTCATTGCCGGCCCGATCATGCGGACCACGGATTTCCTTCCCAAACTCGATAAGCCTTGGATCGACTTCGATCGAATCAAATGGGGAGTCTTTCTCATTCTTTCCGGCTTATTCAAAAAAGTTGTGCTCGCGGATAATATTGCAGTCATCGTAAATCCGATTTACGCGCAGCCTTCCGCTTACAACGCGGGTGCCCTGTATTTGGGCCTGTTCGGATTCATCAGCCAAGTGTATTGCGATTTCAGCGGATATACGGATATCGCCCGCGGCTCGGCCTTCCTTTTGGGCTATGATATTCCGGAAAACTTCCGAGGTCCTTTCCTTTCTCCGTCATTTCGTGAATTTTGGGGACGTTGGCATGTGACCCTATCCACCTGGCTCAAGGATTATCTGTACATTCCCTTGGGCGGAAGCCGCGGCGGAATTTGGAGAACCCAGTGGAATTCCTTCCTGACGATGACCTTGGGAGGGCTTTGGCACGGGGCGAATTTCGGATATCTCATTTGGGGAGCTTACTTAGGAATCATTCTGGGTGCGGAAAGATTCTTGTCTCCGGGAAATCCGAAAGACGAACCCGAACCCAAAGGACTCCGACGTTTTTTCAGAATCGCATTGACCGTTCATCTGTTTTCCTTATCCGGAATCTTTTTCCGGTCGGCGGCGATGGGAAAGGAATCTTTACGTTTAACGAAAGAATACTTTTTAGGTTTCGGGAATCTTTTTTCCGGGAAGCCGATTCCGCGTTGGGAAGAACTGTTTTTATTCGTAATTCTTGCCTTTTTTTGGAATGCAGTGCAATATTACCCTTCTCTGCGTGACCGGATTCGTTCTCAATTTACCTGGCTTTTGCCCGTTTTCTCCCTAATCGTCCTGCTTTTACTGGGAATCTTTGGAGACGGCGGAGGAGATTTCATCTACTTCCAATTTTAA
- a CDS encoding PP2C family protein-serine/threonine phosphatase, whose product MRAAFTIKQYLKGAWKIILVLNLSLTLCFIFGFYFYNFLISIPVLALAAIAFTLFLNYVAFALYLTERILPEEQEAGKIIKRFRKGDSRMQNYILPLDFKDEHFEVYGRCLTYNPIGGDFYNFLRDKEGNYWFGIGDTSGHGYVAGLFSMMVMNQMSDVIHSSSRPDEAIRKINDHLEERTKTFPTIHRSLYATFLLMKADPSGNFLLSGIHPSSVLFNAKENRNEILDTDGFFLSTVMNPPGKKERPCRSLKMEKEDVLFSFTDGLFEQKSKMKNSYYGENLYKFLENAPKNNLKKLIDTLFEEITQYGGGRIRDDMSILAIRKL is encoded by the coding sequence ATGAGAGCGGCGTTTACAATTAAGCAATACCTCAAGGGTGCATGGAAAATCATTCTAGTCCTGAACCTTTCCCTGACGCTCTGCTTTATCTTCGGTTTTTATTTTTATAATTTTCTAATCTCTATTCCGGTTCTCGCGTTAGCGGCGATCGCCTTTACCCTCTTTTTAAACTATGTGGCCTTCGCACTCTATCTTACGGAAAGAATATTGCCCGAGGAGCAAGAGGCCGGAAAAATCATCAAGCGTTTCCGAAAAGGGGACAGCCGGATGCAGAATTACATCCTCCCCTTGGATTTTAAGGACGAACACTTCGAAGTCTACGGAAGGTGTCTGACCTATAATCCGATCGGAGGCGATTTTTACAATTTTCTGAGGGACAAGGAAGGGAATTATTGGTTCGGTATCGGAGACACTTCCGGACACGGATATGTCGCCGGCCTATTCAGTATGATGGTAATGAATCAAATGTCGGACGTCATACACAGTAGTTCTCGCCCGGACGAAGCCATACGCAAAATCAACGATCACCTAGAGGAAAGAACCAAAACCTTTCCTACGATCCATCGCAGCCTATATGCTACGTTCCTGCTCATGAAAGCGGACCCTTCCGGTAATTTTCTTCTATCGGGGATCCATCCCAGTTCCGTATTATTCAATGCCAAAGAAAATCGGAACGAGATCTTGGACACGGACGGGTTCTTTCTATCCACAGTGATGAATCCTCCGGGAAAAAAGGAGAGACCATGCCGAAGCCTCAAGATGGAAAAGGAAGACGTGTTGTTTAGTTTTACCGACGGACTCTTCGAACAAAAGAGTAAGATGAAAAACAGCTATTACGGCGAAAACCTTTATAAATTCCTGGAGAACGCCCCGAAGAATAACCTCAAAAAACTGATCGATACCCTTTTCGAGGAAATCACTCAGTACGGAGGGGGTAGGATCCGCGACGATATGAGTATTCTAGCGATACGAAAACTTTAG